In Candidatus Saccharibacteria bacterium, a genomic segment contains:
- a CDS encoding DEAD/DEAH box helicase, whose translation MQNNSFARSGYKSSRRVYSSSQRGRKQRPNRQGGYINPEKFINKATARSEVVEYEPTHRFVDFALSDALKRNIVAKGYEVPTPIQDQSIPAVLEGRDLIGLANTGTGKTAAFLLPIINNLMAKNGQGGVLIVAPTRELAVQIDDEFKAFAKGLNLYSALCVGGANMQRQIRALARKPQFVIGTPGRLKDLVGQGALRLNNTNHLVLDEADRMLDMGFIKDIQFLIDQLPKVRQSLCFSATITPTIERLIQNILNDPVTVSVRTTETSEHVEQDVIRAYSKDEKLKMLIGMLKKPEFEKVLVFGETKWGVQRLADTLTKQGLKAAAIHGNKSQSQRQRALDAFKKNDVRILVATDVAARGLDIPNVSHVINFDQPGTYEDYIHRIGRTGRAGNSGQALTFVGGSR comes from the coding sequence ATGCAGAATAACTCCTTTGCTCGTTCGGGCTACAAAAGTAGCCGGCGGGTCTACAGTAGCAGCCAGCGCGGCCGCAAGCAGCGACCGAATCGCCAGGGCGGCTACATTAACCCAGAAAAATTTATAAATAAGGCCACAGCCAGATCTGAAGTTGTCGAATACGAGCCGACCCATAGGTTTGTAGACTTTGCTTTGAGCGACGCGCTTAAGCGCAACATAGTCGCCAAGGGCTATGAAGTTCCAACGCCAATTCAAGATCAATCTATCCCAGCAGTTTTGGAGGGTCGTGATTTGATTGGGCTAGCCAACACTGGCACTGGCAAAACCGCCGCCTTTTTGCTACCAATAATTAACAATCTCATGGCCAAGAATGGTCAGGGCGGAGTTCTGATTGTAGCGCCAACCCGCGAGCTTGCTGTGCAGATAGATGATGAGTTTAAGGCCTTTGCCAAGGGGCTAAACCTGTATTCGGCTTTGTGTGTGGGCGGTGCCAACATGCAGCGACAAATCCGAGCTCTAGCACGCAAACCCCAGTTTGTAATTGGCACCCCAGGACGACTCAAAGACTTAGTGGGCCAAGGAGCATTGCGTTTAAACAACACCAATCATCTTGTGCTCGACGAGGCCGACCGCATGCTCGATATGGGTTTTATAAAAGACATCCAATTTTTGATCGACCAACTACCAAAAGTCCGCCAGTCGTTGTGTTTCAGCGCCACTATCACGCCAACAATTGAGCGATTAATACAAAACATCTTAAATGACCCAGTAACTGTTTCGGTACGCACTACCGAAACCAGCGAGCATGTTGAGCAAGACGTAATTCGAGCCTACTCAAAAGACGAAAAGCTCAAAATGCTAATTGGTATGCTAAAAAAACCAGAGTTCGAAAAAGTTTTGGTGTTTGGCGAAACCAAGTGGGGCGTGCAACGATTGGCCGACACCCTTACTAAGCAAGGCCTCAAAGCCGCGGCCATACACGGCAATAAGTCGCAGTCGCAACGCCAACGAGCGCTCGACGCATTTAAGAAAAACGACGTTCGCATACTTGTTGCAACCGACGTTGCGGCTCGAGGGCTTGATATACCAAATGTAAGTCATGTGATTAACTTCGATCAGCCAGGTACATACGAAGATTACATTCACCGTATAGGGCGAACCGGCCGAGCCGGTAACAGCGGCCAGGCCCTAACCTTTGTGGGCGGCTCGCGCTAA
- a CDS encoding VOC family protein, protein MGYKDQDRMIKFYESAFGWETQKFGPEMGNYVVAHTTKTDKDGMVQTKGAINGGFYAKTNNPLSQAPSVVLAVEDAKAAVKAIELAGGKVLGSIGQDGKYTLEPQAIPGVGLWISAIDTEDNRFSILQPKT, encoded by the coding sequence ATGGGCTACAAAGATCAAGACCGTATGATTAAGTTTTACGAGTCAGCTTTTGGGTGGGAAACTCAAAAGTTTGGCCCAGAAATGGGCAACTATGTTGTTGCTCACACCACCAAAACAGATAAAGACGGCATGGTTCAAACCAAAGGCGCAATTAACGGTGGCTTTTATGCCAAAACCAATAACCCACTTAGTCAAGCTCCATCGGTAGTGCTCGCAGTCGAAGATGCTAAAGCAGCCGTGAAAGCGATTGAGTTGGCTGGCGGTAAAGTTCTTGGCTCTATTGGGCAAGACGGAAAGTACACCTTGGAGCCGCAAGCGATTCCAGGTGTTGGCCTGTGGATCTCGGCTATTGATACCGAGGATAACCGGTTCTCAATTTTGCAGCCAAAGACGTAG
- a CDS encoding two pore domain potassium channel family protein yields the protein MDPIAKIGTKKLLRVVGLVAFCTLLGGSIFYHYTERLSWVDSFYFSTVTLATVGYGDIVPRTNTGKIFTIFYILGGIGIIVAFANILVRRAGERAVEKAKKRKEEKANK from the coding sequence ATGGATCCAATTGCAAAGATTGGCACTAAAAAGTTACTCAGAGTCGTTGGGCTAGTAGCCTTTTGTACGCTTTTGGGCGGCTCAATATTTTACCACTATACCGAGCGCCTCAGCTGGGTCGACAGTTTTTACTTTAGTACTGTTACCCTGGCTACGGTTGGCTATGGCGACATAGTACCCCGCACCAACACTGGCAAGATATTTACGATATTCTATATATTAGGCGGCATTGGCATAATCGTAGCTTTTGCTAACATTTTGGTTCGCCGGGCTGGTGAACGGGCGGTCGAAAAGGCCAAAAAACGTAAAGAAGAAAAAGCTAATAAGTAA
- the trmD gene encoding tRNA (guanosine(37)-N1)-methyltransferase TrmD — protein sequence MKIFIVTLFPEMFEGPFAHSMIWKARERKLAQIELVNLRDFGLGSRKTVDDTPYGGGAGMVLKPEPVFAAVESVKKKAPKAKVIMMSPRGKKLTQLTVKLLSKESDLIILCGHYEGFDERIMEIVDQEISIGDYVLTGGELPAMVLVDSVVRLIPGVLGDKASPEEESFSQGLLEYPQYTRPDEFRGMKVPEILKGGNHVEIKRWRTEQSVVKTKANRADLTDF from the coding sequence ATGAAAATATTTATCGTTACACTCTTTCCAGAAATGTTTGAGGGGCCGTTTGCCCACAGCATGATCTGGAAGGCTCGGGAAAGAAAGTTGGCGCAGATCGAACTCGTGAATCTGCGCGATTTTGGATTAGGATCACGCAAAACGGTTGACGATACGCCCTATGGTGGCGGGGCTGGCATGGTGCTCAAGCCTGAGCCAGTCTTTGCTGCGGTTGAGAGTGTGAAGAAGAAAGCGCCAAAGGCCAAAGTTATTATGATGAGCCCGCGTGGCAAAAAGCTCACTCAGTTAACCGTAAAATTATTGAGTAAAGAGAGTGATTTGATTATTCTGTGTGGCCACTACGAAGGTTTCGATGAAAGAATAATGGAGATTGTTGACCAAGAGATTTCGATCGGCGACTATGTGCTGACCGGCGGCGAACTACCAGCCATGGTGCTGGTTGATTCAGTGGTGCGCCTAATTCCTGGTGTGTTGGGCGACAAGGCCAGCCCCGAAGAAGAATCATTTAGCCAAGGCCTGCTAGAATATCCACAATACACGCGGCCTGATGAATTTCGGGGCATGAAGGTGCCAGAGATTCTTAAGGGTGGTAATCATGTAGAGATTAAAAGGTGGCGCACCGAGCAGTCGGTAGTAAAGACCAAAGCCAATAGAGCTGACTTAACCGACTTTTAG
- a CDS encoding KH domain-containing protein, which translates to MADIDQEFVEFVVKAIVDKPDKVEISRSVDERGVLLELTVDPEDMGKIIGKSGATAKSIRTLLRVLGAKNDARFNLKIVEPEGSERPVKEEVEEANEEAEQEAAAEPAAEEDTSENKAEDIKAKAREGLEDLDLDV; encoded by the coding sequence ATGGCCGACATTGATCAGGAATTTGTAGAATTCGTTGTAAAGGCAATAGTCGATAAGCCCGACAAAGTCGAAATTAGTCGCAGCGTCGATGAACGTGGCGTGCTTTTAGAGCTCACGGTCGACCCCGAAGACATGGGCAAAATTATTGGTAAAAGTGGTGCCACAGCCAAATCGATTCGCACCCTATTACGTGTGCTTGGTGCCAAAAACGATGCTCGTTTTAACTTAAAGATTGTTGAACCAGAAGGCTCTGAACGTCCGGTAAAAGAAGAGGTTGAGGAGGCCAACGAAGAGGCCGAGCAAGAGGCGGCAGCCGAGCCAGCTGCCGAAGAAGACACGTCTGAGAACAAAGCCGAGGATATTAAGGCCAAAGCCAGAGAAGGCCTCGAAGACCTCGATTTGGACGTGTAA